cagttaatttgctcacagcaagctcccacaaacagcaatgtgataaatgaccagatcatctgtttttagtgatatctgttgagagataaatgttggccaagacaccagggagaactcccctgttcttcttcgaataatgtcatgggatctgtaACGGCTATCATTTTGAAGTAGCACCAAAGCCGAACTTCCCTTGCAATTGCTTGCTGCTGTTTCAGGATTCCCTTTGAGAATCACCTCTGTCAGTAAACTTGCGTTTCGGACATTTTCCTCTCCAGGAATTGAAATCATAACAGGATGCCCATCCTCTGGGGGTCAAAAATGATAGGAGGTTCCATTGCTGCATAAAACTTAGAGAATATCCAAGATCACAGCATCACAGAATTGGTGCAGCgcagaagaccatttggcccattgtgtcagcaccagctctccaaatgagcattttacctaatgccatttccccaccttctccccataagctTGCACATTCATCTTTTCAGAAAgcagtctgattcccttttgaaaacctcgattgaacctgcctccacctatcaggcaatgcattccagatcctaaccactcgctgcgcaaaaagttttttctcatgccccttttgctccttttgccaatcactttaaatctgtgccctcgctttcttgatcctttcatgagtgggaacagattttccctgtctactctgtccagacccctcatgattttgaatacctctaccaaatctgtTCTCAGCCTTCAATTCTcccaggaaaacagtcccaacttctccaatctatcttcataactgaaattcctcatccctggaaccattctcttgaatcttttctgtactctctccaatgccttcacatctttcctaaagggcgccacccagaactggacgcaatattccagctgaatctgaactagtatcttatacaagttcaacataacttccttgctcttgtactctatgcccctattaataaagcccaggacactgtatgctttattaaccacactctcaagctgtcctgccaccttcaataacttatgcacatatacacccaggtccctctgctcctgcacccactttagaattgtactctttatgttatgttgtctctccatgttcatcctaccaaaatgaatcacttcacatttctctgcattgaacttcatctgccacttgtccgtccatttcaccaacttgtcaatgtccttttgaaaatTCTACACTATCCGCCACATAGtttacaattgttccaagtttcttatcaaccgcaaactttgaaattgtgcccagtacaccaaattctaggtcactaatatatatcaggaacagcaagggtcccaatgctgacccttggggaaccccactacaaaccttcctccagcccaaaaaacattaatcactaatctccacttcctgtcactcagccaatttcatattgatgttgctactgtcccttttattccatgagctataactttgctcacaagtctgttgtgtggcactgtatcaaatgtctgtatcaaaagtccatgtgcaccaaatCAGCAGCACTGCTTTCATCAACttgctctgttacctcttcaaaaaactccagcaagttagttaaacatgattttcccttaacaaatccatgctggctttccataattaacccgcatttgtccatgtgactattaatttggtcctgaattattgttgCCACTAGTTTCTCCACcactaaagttaaactgactggcctgtagttgctgggcttatctttacatccttttttgaataaggctgtaacatttacaattttccagtaatctggcaccaccctgagtctaaggaagactggaaaattatggccagtgcctctgtaatttccactctcccttccctcagtatccttggatgcatctcatctggccctatctaataccttctccttatcaattttaaatccttctagtgcactaattacctcctctttcactgtggcctgggtaggatcttcttccttggtaaagatagatgcaaagtattcatttaatacctcagctattcccctgcCTCAATGCAGAAATCCCCCTTTTGATCCCTAATTGGCCCTTCTCTGCCCTtttccacccttttactatttatatgcctatagaagactttgtgattcccttttatgtcagctctattcatattctgtctttgcttctcttatttgctttttcacttcccctctgaaccttctatattcagtgatTGAATTCTGTATCCTCAATGCCTGCTATATTTACAAAACAACACCAGCAGTAACCAGGATCCCACATTTACTATCTTaaaaattggatttttaaaaattgtgtattTTACTTTGTTCTTTTTTATGTGTTCATCAAGGTATTGGGATGAAGCACACCCAGGTGCCACAGGACTCAGATACCAAATAAAGCCCTATCTTTTCCAGCTCCATACAGGCCTGAACCCTAACCTCAGAACAGCACCCACTATTGCAGCACTGTGGTATCTCCCACACTGATTGTCCTTGTGCTCCATTCTGAGTGAGCGCTGGCAATTTGTGGACAGTTCAGTGCCATTGATTCACGCTTACTGGGCAGATCCCACACCAAACTCATTTCAGAGAAAGGAAACCATCCCATCGATATGGGCTGGATTCAAACCCAGGTCCCCAAAATGAAAGGGCAGCGCACTATTTTACTGGAGCACTGAATCACAAAAGTTTAATACAATTTGTATAACTTATAATTtaaaatatataatttttttttagatAGCTGCATATGAAATTATATTTTTAAGTACAATCAATATTCAACCTTTGACCTTTGGAGCTACAACTGGTATCCTGCTATGATGTCATAAATAAAGGGACATATCATTAGGCCTCTCAGTCAATTCAAGTTTATTGAACACAACACGATACAGAACCCTACACATGATATAAAAAAAATGTATTAatttgcatttgtttcaatgttgcAGGTAAAGTTGGCATCAAAACTTGCAGAATATTCCTTTATTGTGTCATGAAAATCTACTCACCACTGTATTCAATCCATTCTTCCTATGCAGCCATCTGGAAATGCCTcgcgagggtgtggggtttcattgCCTGCTGTGAACCCAGGGTTGCCAACTTTAGGTGGATGTATTCCTAGAGGTCTCATTACAAGACCTTCCACCTCCCACCACCCcatccagtcaaacagcctttactCCCCCAATTTCCCATAGATCTATAACCTAATAAATGAAAATATTCAAAAGAAAATGAAAAGAACACCACACAATTCTTTTAATGACTGTGATTTTTCTTCCAAAGTTGCTCACATCAGTGTGCAGGAGATTAACTTTCAATTCTTGCAGAATGCAGGACTAACCTGAAGCAATGGTGATGCTCTGTCAACACCAGTCTTTACCACCCCTCTTTAGAAGGTGTCAGAACCAAGTAAAAGGTACTGGCACATCATCCAACATCCATTTTGAGCAGGGACAGTGTTATAGCCATGCAATTGGACAGAGGTCCTGAGCGTATCCACTCCCACACAGCCAGATGATGGTCACTGCTCAGTCCAAACAGGCTCAACTCTCGGCCTAATACATGGCTGGTCTGTGTGGATCCTCCCTTCGTCAGTGAGGACAGGGTTCATGATAGGGCTATGCAAACAGAACGGTTCCACAATCAGGGGCTCTCAAGTGGATCTGGTCCCCAAAATGAACCCGTCACATAGGCATGAGTGGGTGCTGCAAGGCAAACACTGTCCCTGGTTTTGAACGGGGGTGTGGAACAAATGGTGCAGATGAATGTCCCTAGAGACACATGAtatcccccacccccaaacctatCATGATCACACCTGGTAAAGGTGGGGGTTTAGGAGGCTTCATTACGCTTGTGAGCACAGTGACTTTAGGAgctgcacccacccccaccccccaaccagtcTGGACTCAATGCTCTGAGCCATACATCCAGAAATGTTTAGTTGAAAATGGGCACCAGAGGCCTTAATTTTAATAGAGCTATTTTATCCCCAGTTACTTCTGCATGTTTTGATGTGGAGGCCTTCATTACAAGGTTACTAAAGATCTTTAGCTCATTTTCATCAACAATCATCAAAAGCCCAACTATGATTCTAAACCTGCCTTGCCCCAGTTTTGCACTTGTGAAAAAACATAGATTCATATAATGATACAGGAAGAAGCAggccatttactctatcaaaatccttcatgattttgaacatctctatcagacCTCCTATTAACCTTCTTTCTGTATGGagtacaaccccagcttttccattcTCTCCAAACAACTGAATCCCTCATCCCTgtcaccattctagtaaatctcctctgcatcctctctaaattcttgacatccttcctaaagtgtggtgcccaatacaatactcctgctgaggcctaaccagtgtttaataaaggtttagcataacttccttgcttttgtgctctattcctctattaataaagccaaagatcccatatccTTTTTTCaagtcttctcaacttgtcctgccatcttcaaagatttgtatacatacacccccaggtctctgcccatttaaaattgtaccatttagtaaatattgcctcttctcattcttctaccTAAaatttaatcacttcacacttctccacgtgAAATTACATTTGCCATATGTCTGCCCAATTTACCAATCTGTCTATGCCCTCCTGTAGTCTGTTACCATCTGCCTCATTGTTTACGACATTACCTGCTGAgtgatttacagcattttctgttttttatttttaaCCTCCATTTGAACCTGAAGTGTTTTCAAAACACAAATACAGAACTTATTTAAAAATGCCAGACGTCTGGCAGAAGACTGGCATGCTCtacgacttgatgggccgaatggcctcctctgtgccgttatgactttaTAAATGGGGGCCTGTGCCAGCATCATGCCTCTACTCAGCCTGCAGGAAGCCCTGTCATGATCACAGATATAATGCACATGGACAACGCTGACGGAAATGTCTGTATTGTTTTCGTTTCACTTTTTTCCCCAACTTTCCAGCAAGacgttaaaatattttttaaaaagcagcacTTTTGCAAACAATAAATACAAGTTTAAATAGGAAACGCATGGCACACAGGGCAGAGGTCAGAGAGCGAAGCTGCAGCTCCAGGCTTTAGCTTCCATAGAAACAACTCCACAATTTTTTCATATAAACGTTCATCGATGCTCAAATGCATCGTCGCAAAAAATTAAGGCCACTGTGCCTTTGGGTTCATGTCGTGTGTGTGCGCACTGCATTGAAGTAGTGCATTTAAAAAACAAACTGGGCGGAAAGCCATCAAGAAGCTCCCTCCTCCATCCTGGACACCTCCATCTCTGACATAATCTACTTGGGAATAAGCCTCAGCAGCTCTTCATCTGTCAGCCCATTGACCGCAGTGATGTGGTGCAGCTGCTCCAGGTAGCGGGCCTGATCTCGCATGAAGTGTGGGATGCGCGTGTTTTGCAGAATGGCGCATTTCTTCAGCTGCTCCACATCTTCAAACGAGACCTGGCGGGCAAAAAATTATTATTGAACCACTAGAGAGACAGATAAAATAGACAGCAAGATCACCATCAATGTAGTAAAGTATCCCAagtacttcacagaagcattatcacttAAAATTTGGCAGCAAACtgggaggagagagaagcagagaggtttcaaGAGGGAATTCAAGGCCTGCGGGCCTAGACAGATAAAAGCACAGATTCCAGTGTTGGGGCAAAAGAaatcagtggcagagagtgtgtgacagaaaaACAGTTATCAATTGGACAAGAATATCCCCCCCATTTATttgggtgagatttgaactcagttGCCAGAAGTAAAAGCACAGGGTAGCAGGCTCTAAAATAATTGACTCAATGTGAAAATTAATACAACTTAAAGTGGAGAAGTGCCCCTAATTTAGCACTTATTGGCAATCACTCATTCAGCGAGGCCATAGGATGTGCATGAGGAGAAATAGATATCACATAGATATAGGAGGAACTAGCCACCTGAGGTAGGCACACAATTGAGGCAGGGTAGAGGGAACATTACTCATTGAATCATTCACTGCTTGTCCTAGAGATGGCAAAGAAGCTGATTGCTTCCTGTAAGTTCTGTCTTTCGGCCATCCATCAGAAGAGGCCCAATAACAGCGCTGTCTCAGATATCCCTTTCACTCTGTGAGCTGACATGCAAGATGGAGGGAGGAAGCTTGTCCTGTGTCTTCATACCACAGATAGAGATTCATTGCCATGATTGATCAATAGCTCCATTATTGTTCTATCATGCAActatcaggatggtagaaggtgaactggaTGGGGGCCATGGCTTTTTTTCGTTcctatgtttacagagaagtgaagcGAGTGGTGAGGTGATGATGTGGCTGAAGTACTGTGGAGCGAGGAGGCTTGGGATTGATTTACCCACTCCCCTTCATGTCTTGATGTGAACTGTACAGCACGAGGGATGGCTCTTACCGGGCATCCTGGTACAGAGGGAGGCAATGTCAATTGGAGGGAGGTCCTTAAAGAAGATTTTCTGTCATGTGTTTCATAAAGCCAGCCAAAAAAAGGGCAGAGCTAGTGGCTTGTGAAGAGACTCTTTCATGACAGAGGTTAATGGGCCACAACATTTTATGAAGAGAATGGGGCAGGGGGATGCAGGGAAGGGTCTGTGCACACCACATAATGCAGAGCCAAGATCTTTATTTAAAGAGGTAATGGCCCAATAAATTCAGGTGCATTTCATAAAGTATGTTTCATTTATTTGGACCACAGACCAACCCTGGATGGCCCCACCATCGGTTGCTGTCTACCCGATTGTGTAGGACACGATTCCGCTACGTTGGTTTATTTTTGATGTGTGTTTtgctgctgcactcagagggtggtgaatctttgtgattctctacccaagagggctgtggaagctcaatcattgagcatgctcaagacagaaatcaaaggatatctggatactaatgacaccaagggatatggggatagcacgggaaagtggctttgagttggatgatcagccttgatctaattgaatgggggagcaggctcaatgggctgaatggcctactcctgctcctatgttccccccaccccacccacccagaACCATTCGGGTTACCATGGAGAGATACTCTTCTTTTAGCAGACATAAACATCCCACCAGGTCAGACACAGTTACCTTTCCCAGTGCTGCCAGCATCTTGAAGTCAATGCTCTTCCTGTATCGAAGCAGCAGCAGCACACCATCCAAATACACCTGGTCCTTACTGAAACAGCCTGCACAGAAAAAGGAGCCAGGGTGTCAGTTAGGCAAGGTCAAGGGCGCATCGCAAATAGTAATCGCTGGCTCCAAAAACTCCTTAAAGAATTATTGACAACAGTCCCCAGTCAATGAAGGACAACTTAGGCAGATGGCAGTTAGTAATGATTCATTCAAATAACAAttggatagatttctttcagaaaataatatgaGCAATTTGACACACGACATGTGGTGAGTGTAGCAATGCTTGATACATTCACAATAGGTGACATtgaacctatggttcccaaagctgtccaccactggggttttcctcacctcatgcctGGGTCtgatgtagactaattgatagaagtTGGTTGCTATGaagagtcaacaactccattaacaTTATATCCTGAGGCAATCAGCATGGTAGAAGGTGAATTAGGTCCTTTTATCATCTAGCAATTCTTATGTTCCTAATTACAATTAAAATCCTGCAGGTACAGCTTCCTCCCTGTAATTGTCTGCTGGCTCTTGCTCTGTAACCTGCAGTGAGAATGTCACAAACAATTTTATTACCTGTCCGTAGGTGCCACGCTTTGCTGTCCCAGATCTCAGTTTAAATCCATCATGAATTTGACACGGTTGACTACACCATTCCCTTCCAACTCCTCCCCACcaacatccagctgggtgggactagactcacctggttccattttcatctatctaatcatagccagagaatcacctacaatggcttctcttcccacccctgcaccgttacatctggtgtcccccaaagatctaacCTTGGGCATTTCCTATttttcatctatatgctgcccctcaatgacatcatccaaaaatacagattcagtttccacatgtatactgacaacacccagctctacctcaccaacatctctttcgccccctccactgtctctaaattgtcagactgcttgtgtgacatccagtactggatgagcagaaatttcctccaattaaatattgggtccTTGGTCCcatcacaaactctgctccctagctaccaactccatccctctctctggtaatcagactgttagcaaccttggtgttatatttaacTCTGAGATGACCTTCTGATCACAtaatcacaccatcactaaaactatTAATTTCCAtcactgtaacattgcccaactccaccctgcctcagctcatctgctcttGAAACCCTGATCCATGACTTTTTTACCtcaaaacttgactattccaatgctctcctggatggCTTCTCAGATTCCACCCTCTGTAAGCATGAGTTccttcaaaactctgttgcccgagtcctaacttgcaccatgtcTCATTTacctatcagccctgtgctcaaTTTGAAaacactcatccttgttttcaaatccctctatgtccTCACCCCTCGCTATCTCTAATCTCCTACAGCCCTCCAATCCtgtgagatatctgcattcctccaattcttttCCCTTAATATCCCCGAATTAATCTctaccactggcagccatgccttcagctgccaagaccctaagctctgaaattctctccttaAACCGCTGTACctctaataataaaagcaaaatactgcagatgctggaaatctgaaataaaaacaagaaatgtcggaaatactcagcaggtctggcagcatctgtggagagagaagcagagttaacgttgcaggccagtgacctttcatcagaactggacctctctacctctctttcttcctttaagatgttccttaaaacctacctctttgaccaagctcataatatctccttatatatctgggtgtcaaagtttgcttgataatgctcctgtgaagtgccttgggatgttttattatgttaaaggcactatataaatatgtgTTGCTGTATTAAAACAAGAAACGATTTGCATTCATCTACCACATTGTCATGTTGCAGGAACTTCTCAGATCACATCGAGCACAATGAAATATTTTTCAAGCTCAGTTTCAGGTAACACCCCGAAACTGCACTGAGATGATGGACCAATTAATCTGATTTTTACTGGCATTCattaagggaggaatgttggcccggACTCTGGAAGAACTTGTTGCCAGATCCACCTGAAAAAGGACACAGGgtaacatcacatccaaaagacgGTACCCCTCTGACAGCATAGCACTTCCCTCAGTGCGGCACTTGAGTTTCAGCCTAGATGACGGACTCATATTGGGGAATTGAACCCAAAATCCTACTTCCCAGAagtgacagtgctatcaactgACCCAAACAAAATAGCGATACTTCCCTCTTCCTCGCTACCCCAAAATTTCAGCCTTGGCTCAGGggtagtgctcttgcctctgaggcagaagTTCCTGTATTCAAACCCCACTCCAACGATATGAACACAACCTAtactgacactcctgtgcagtactgagggaatgctgcactgttgtaggtgccatctttcaaatgaaacaTTAAATCAAGATCCTGCCTGCCTTCTCAGGcgaacataaaagatcccttggcattaTTTGATGAGCAGGCAAGTTCTCACCAGTGTCCTCTCCAATATTTGTCTCTCAACCAACTGCCACTAGGTCAAATTATCTGGTAATTATATCATTGTTGTGtatgggagcttgttgtgcgcagttggctgccatgtttctaacatttcaaaaatacttcattgcctgTGAAGTCCCCTAGGATGTCTGAAAGGCACATTCTTTCTTTCAGTGGGTAAATGCACTAAACAATGAGTCACTGAGTCACCCAGGTCAGGGAGATTGCTGACAGCAAATCCTAGTCTGTGTTCAGGTAGCTGTCCTCAGCTGGACAACTGTAGCAATCCTATTGTTCAATCGTCTAAGGGgtttggagaggaattttccagagtattttttTCTCTTGTAAGCTCTgggttttttctgttttttttgtcCGTCCTTGGAGAGTACAtggctgggggtgggtggtgggggaagggaggAGCTGAATGTTTAGGCGTGATGCTCCGGCCATCATAGTATGGGGCACGCTTGATCTTTCCCTGCCCGTCAATTTTGTACCTTGGCATGGATCATTGGCCTCAGGTGTTCTGGAATGGTagaaaggagagggagagggtcacAGAGCAGAATTGCTCCTAATTCAGCAGCTATTTAAATTTGCTTTCATTCCATACTTATATTACCTCAAGACACTTAACAGTAAGAAACAAGACATGAAATGTATTTGAACTAAGTGAGAGAAGTGGTGAGATGGAATGATTTAAGAAGAGTTCCAAAGGGCTGGGATATAGCGGATGAAAAATCAGCCATTGATAAAGCAAAAGGGCTTGTGGAGCACATAGCTCCCCAGAATGGGAGCCACGGTGGCTCGGagaattacagtcaaacagggacacagtcaaGGATTTTCAAATCAATATGCTGGAACTCCAGGGAGCCAGTGTAGCTTGGCATGGTGAGGTGTTTGTGTGCCTGATGCAGAGTGGGAACAGGCATGAGTCTCAGAGATTTGGGATAGTTGTgaaggggaggaggagagactggCACGAAGGGCATGAAGAAAAATCAAACCTTGATGTAACGAGGAAATGGTCTAGGATTTTAGCAGCAGAGAGAGGCGGAGGCAAAAACATGCCATGCTCCCAAGGTGAAAGAATGTCAGATTCATCAATTGGTTGTTTACAGGCTATGAAGGTCAGCTTTGAAAGGTCAAACCAGATCCTGTGAGGTTTGGACAAAGTTGAACTGGAAAAAGATTCAACTTATTTGGGCCTCAACGTTAATTAAACCTTGAAATAGATTCACAACAGTATTTGGATCAATGGTGGGGCAAAGCAACAGAAGTGGAAGTTATCAATTTGCACGTGAAAGACAATAAACATTGTGCATGCCACACAGAGGATGACTGGAAGTGTTACACTGGTGAAGTAGGGGGTGCTGTTCTGAGGTTAGGGCAGAGACACAGTGATTGAAGTGGAGTAGAGAGAGCTTCACTCTGCAACTGGTTCAGTAAAACCTAATCTAGGCTTGTCCAAAATAGCGAGATACTCATCAGTGGCAACCCCCCTCACTTTGCAAGGAGTGCAACCGTTCcttaaaatattaaaaatattctttttaattattcattcacaggatgcgagtgtcactggaaaggccagcatttattccccatcactaactgcccttgagaaggtgagccaccttcttgacaacGGAGtgacctgctaggccatttcataggggatttaagagtcaactacattgctgtgggtctgaagtcacatatagatCAGACAAGGTGAGGATAGCAGATTgtcttccttgaaggacattagagAATCCGATGGTGTTTTACAAAAGTAGttacatggttaccattactgatactagtttttattccagattaatttaattaactgaaattaaattccccagctgccatagtgggatttgaacttgtatctctggatcattagtccaggacaCTGAATTATTagcccagtaatataaccactttgCTACCACTCCTGTTTCATCTTAAAAGAAATTGGCTGTAAATTCATGTGACCTGGCTGAGAAGTGTCTGCTTGGCCTCTTTTGGCTCGCACACAATACTCCCATCGAATGTTTGGGTCCTCGACAAACTTGGCGATgtcttcaaagagctggcagaagGGCATCCGACTAGCCTGGAAGACAGTGTAGTAAAGCAGGGCTGCCCGCCACAGGAAAGGATACTTGCGGTACAGAACACTGTTTAGGCTGGCGAGGCCTTCTTCAGTCGGGTTGGCTGGCTTCAGA
This sequence is a window from Heterodontus francisci isolate sHetFra1 chromosome 17, sHetFra1.hap1, whole genome shotgun sequence. Protein-coding genes within it:
- the LOC137379083 gene encoding microtubule-associated tyrosine carboxypeptidase-like isoform X2; translation: MKSVVKMYGSYENFEVATGGAMLSKSKIWTCIRSYMRKEGCSGEVVVRLSEDLLSQAVMMVENCRPTLTINLAGARQYWLEGMLRHEIGTHYIRGVNNSHQPWHSAAGRKQYGLKPANPTEEGLASLNSVLYRKYPFLWRAALLYYTVFQASRMPFCQLFEDIAKFVEDPNIRWEYCVRAKRGQADTSQPGCFSKDQVYLDGVLLLLRYRKSIDFKMLAALGKVSFEDVEQLKKCAILQNTRIPHFMRDQARYLEQLHHITAVNGLTDEELLRLIPK